The following are encoded together in the Anopheles nili chromosome 3, idAnoNiliSN_F5_01, whole genome shotgun sequence genome:
- the LOC128727857 gene encoding trypsin-1-like has product MSVRWVLILVVTFLASIGDAYADEKGPPEGRVVAIQLPYVCSIRLQAVHRCSATILNPNWLLTSGQCVTGLVAPFDGLAIVCGVRMYRTVAEIVPHPSFMVANPTANNLALLLMRKPLNLTSYVQPIPLVDDWEFSAGKATIAGYDRRFEGVRVWWNPPLQLAEVTILSVCECQQRLGPTLAGYLTDASICTDASPTVEASLVTYVGDPGAPLMIATDTQPYNLLAIPAWTVAPWGTGPLVHVRVASHLDWIISVIAVN; this is encoded by the exons ATGTCCGTTCGCTGGGTGCTAATACTCGTTGTAACATTTCTTGCCTCCATCGGTGATGCGTACGCGGATG aAAAAGGACCACCGGAAGGGCGCGTGGTAGCAATACAGCTGCCATACGTTTGCTCCATACGTCTGCAGGCCGTGCATCGTTGCAGTGCGACCATATTGAACCCAAACTGGTTGCTTACTTCCGGTCAGTGTGTCACCGGGCTCGTAGCTCCATTCGATGGGCTCGCAATCGTTTGCGGTGTTCGTATGTACCGCACCGTGGCCGAGATCGTACCACATCCGAGCTTTATGGTAGCCAATCCGACGGCGAACAACCTGGCGCTG CTTTTGATGCGGAAACCTCTCAACCTCACGAGCTACGTGCAGCCAATTCCACTGGTCGATGACTGGGAGTTTTccgccggaaaagccaccatcgCTGGTTACGATAGACGATTTGAAGGAGTTCGGGTTTGGTGGAATCCCCCGTTACAG CTAGCAGAGGTGACGATCCTATCAGTATGCGAATGCCAACAACGCCTTGGACCGACCCTGGCCGGTTATCTAACGGATGCGAGCATTTGTACCGACGCTAGCCCAACCGTAGAGGCGTCACTGGTGACGTACGTCGGTGATCCTGGAGCACCGTTGATGATTGCAACCGACACGCAACCCTACAACCTTCTGGCCATTCCTGCCTGGACGGTGGCTCCCTGGGGGACAGGCCCGCTTGTGCACGTTCGCGTTGCGTCCCATCTCGATTGGATTATCAGCGTTATCGCCGTCAACTAG
- the LOC128722940 gene encoding uncharacterized protein LOC128722940, with protein sequence MKWMILSCLIVGMMLHAGDAAPRYQVLEPREGYVPVYIRLGDQPLAEINPELAAAFREPVSRVSRAELAQALQADHGVAVSSHSLSHSHSASDELVLVAGSAKKPVPNAPEPSKPVA encoded by the exons ATGAAGTGGATGATCCTGAGCTGTTTGATCGTCGGCATGATGCTGCACGCTGGTG ATGCCGCACCACGCTATCAGGTGTTGGAACCACGCGAAGGCTACGTCCCGGTGTACATCCGGCTCGGCGATCAACCCTTGGCAGAAATCAATCCGGAGCTTGCGGCCGCTTTCCGTGAGCCCGTGAGTCGCGTAAGTCGTGCCGAGCTTGCACAA GCACTGCAAGCGGACCACGGTGTGGCGGTTTCGTCTCACTCGCTTTCGCACTCACACTCGGCCTCGGATGAGCTGGTGCTAGTGGCGGGATCGGCCAAAAAGCCCGTCCCCAATGCTCCAGAGCCCAGCAAACCCGTTGCCTAA
- the LOC128726657 gene encoding hsc70-interacting protein 1-like produces MECPINPAELQKLKVFINLCQMTPQLLNLPQLDFLKAFIVSLGGKVPEGQPDLGNMGGAQKPTPPPSTEKKQKEEAQPEVVESDPESDLELDNEGCVEPDTEPDQPMGDASKEPSEEEYDQANDLRSQAAMAYSEQNYDGAIKLFTDAIQLNPKSALYYAKRGQTYLKLQKPNACIRDCNRALEINPDSATAYKFRGRANRLLGLWEESAKDLRQACKLDFDEEADEWLKEVTPNAKKIAQHKQKQERRRQEREFRERQERVRKAQEANRKAAEDASTGGAPGGMPGGGPGGMPFGGDNADFLNAFSDPEVSAAMSDILTNPANISKYQNNPKIMSLLLKLGTGAGAGVGGFPRFGGGAGGFPGFGGGAGGFPGFGGPDADAGAGAGAGAGAGTGTGAGAGAASGGSGARVDDLD; encoded by the coding sequence ATGGAATGCCCAATCAATCCGGCCGAGCTGCAAAAGCTTAAGGTTTTCATTAACCTATGCCAGATGACCCCGCAGTTGCTCAACCTGCCACAGCTGGACTTTTTGAAAGCATTCATCGTCAGCTTGGGCGGAAAGGTACCGGAAGGGCAGCCGGATCTTGGCAATATGGGTGGTGCCCAAAAACCAACTCCTCCACCATCGAcggagaagaaacaaaaagaagaggCACAACCAGAAGTGGTCGAGTCCGATCCGGAATCTGACCTCGAGCTCGACAACGAGGGCTGTGTAGAGCCAGACACCGAACCGGACCAGCCGATGGGAGATGCCTCGAAGGAGCCGTCGGAAGAAGAGTACGATCAAGCAAACGATCTGCGATCACAGGCGGCCATGGCGTACAGTGAGCAGAACTACGACGGTGCCATCAAACTATTCACCGATGCCATTCAACTAAACCCGAAGAGCGCACTGTACTACGCTAAGCGTGGCCAAACATACCTGAAGCTGCAGAAACCGAATGCCTGCATCCGCGATTGCAATCGAGCACTGGAGATCAACCCCGATTCCGCGACTGCGTACAAATTCCGCGGACGTGCCAATCGCCTGCTCGGACTTTGGGAGGAATCGGCCAAGGATCTGCGCCAGGCCTGCAAACTGGACTTTGACGAGGAAGCCGACGAATGGTTGAAAGAGGTGACTCCGAACGCGAAAAAGATCGcgcagcacaaacaaaagcaggaACGCCGCCGACAGGAACGGGAGTTCCGCGAGCGCCAAGAACGTGTGCGGAAGGCTCAGGAAGCAAATCGCAAAGCGGCCGAAGATGCTAGCACTGGAGGAGCTCCAGGTGGCATGCCGGGCGGAGGCCCAGGTGGTATGCCCTTTGGTGGGGATAACGCAGACTTTTTGAATGCTTTTAGCGATCCGGAGGTATCAGCGGCCATGTCGGATATCCTTACCAACCCGGCCAACATTAGCAAGTATCAGAACAACCCCAAAATCATGTCTCTCCTCTTGAAGCTGGGTACAGGGGCAGGTGCAGGAGTCGGTGGATTCCCCCGATTCGGTGGAGGTGCCGGAGGTTTCCCTGGTTTCGGTGGAGGCGCCGGAGGATTCCCTGGATTCGGTGGCCCTGATGCTGACGCTGGTGCGGGAGCTggagccggagccggagctGGAACCGGGACCGGAGCTGGTGCAGGGGCAGCCTCTGGAGGTAGTGGGGCCCGCGTTGACGACCTGGATTAA
- the LOC128722941 gene encoding uncharacterized protein LOC128722941, with the protein TDARPDKYKDYPKKGGYVPVYVRYPNQPLGSLSPELAAAFQESAGRSSRGKLIQELNRPVRFSSESSSDEELRNDITAKPKVDSNSSESHSNSNESISSEKEAKEAIKELLKQMHKISKASLAKSKKA; encoded by the exons ACAGATGCTCGACCGGATAAGTACAAGGACTACCCGAAAAAGGGCGGCTACGTGCCGGTGTACGTGCGCTACCCCAATCAACCGTTGGGTTCGCTTAGTCCCGAACTGGCTGCAGCCTTTCAGGAGAGCGCAGGACGCAGctcgcgtggaaaactcatccaA GAACTGAACCGGCCCGTACGATTCTCGTCGGAATCGAGCAGTGATGAGGAGTTGCGGAATGACATAACCGCAAAACCGAAGGTTGACTCGAACAGCAGCGAAAGCCACTCGAACTCGAACGAGTCGATCTCATCCGAGAAGGAGGCGAAGGAAGCCATTAAGGAGCTGCTAAAGCAGATGCACAAGATCAGCAAGGCTTCGTTGGCGAAATCCAAGAAGGCTTAG
- the LOC128726654 gene encoding transcription factor Ouib-like, whose product MQKEDFTFDVHKICRLCLQELTDGSFIDLFTINLPVSPLAMIVRCATIQIYEKDGFPQVICNDCYYKLEMAYEFRNRCESSDQKLRMYLTISNGGNKNDLLLTMNDRTDVGKEDDIYAAMSDIFGPEEETDTIIAPQVLDNLLEQDVNNTPIKPSKPKVQRQIKRKSQLDELLVKHKEKLWLESTKVKIFRQKRTDRKQSLAGRKRGTLHRAIEQGFESAQRTKHGAENPLECPVCQRRFTQSSNLRLHLRIHSNERRFQCEVCSKLFRTSSNLHAHLKTHSDERNYTCNVCDRAFRTGRELVNHSKTHSDEKNFVCRLCSKAFVKQSYLNTHMNTVHVGLKRHRCQECGKQFSNSSNLIAHRRIHTGEKPYQCTECDSKFNQSSALSRHIRQQHRPKEPSPEPLPTTISRASEPDELTIEVDENRSLESAASSELSVATSLMDSQPFSYGGMPYAQTFVPQPPSVPPQPAQHFSHMSHQHHHLHHSHLTQQHHHYPHHHHQQQHHHQHSQPIIHQSMAAVNQQMAGPNLYSTEYLPPYHSTALPAAQQPHYELGGYDMCYSMQASSVLNPSLMNPQPTYIFDQ is encoded by the exons ATGCAGAAAGAAGACTTTACTTTTGATGTGCACAAAATTTGCCGTTTGTGCCTTCAAGAGCTGACCGATGGATCATTCATCGATCTTTTTACCATCAACCTGCCGGTGAGCCCACTGGCAATGATTGTTCGTTGCGCCACGATCCAG ATCTACGAAAAAGATGGGTTTCCTCAGGTCATATGCAACGATTGCTATTATAAGCTGGAGATGGCATATGAGTTTCGAAACCGGTGTGAATCATCCGACCAAAAATTGCGCATGTATTTGACCATATCCAACgggggcaataaaaatgattt GCTACTCACAATGAACGACAGGACGGATGTAGGCAAAGAGGACGACATCTACGCGGCAATGTCGGATATATTTGGCCCCGAGGAGGAAACGGACACGATAATCGCTCCGCAAGTGTTGGACAATTTGCTCGAGCAGGATGTAAATAACACGCCAATTAAACCATCGAAACCCAAAGTGCAGCGGCAGATTAAGCGTAAGTCGCAGCTAGACGAGTTGCTGGTAAAGCACAAGGAAAAACTTTGGCTCGAGAGCACGAAGGTGAAAATTTTTCGCCAAAAAAGAACCGATAGGAAGCAAAGTCTCGCTGGTAGAAAACGAGGAACGCTTCATAGAGCGATCGAGCAGGGCTTTGAGTCTGCTCAGCGAACAAAACACGGCGCAGAAAATCCTCTAGAGTGTCCGGTGTGCCAACGACGGTTCACCCAATCCAGCAATCTGCGACTGCACCTTCGAATCCACAGCAACGAGCGGCGATTCCAGTGCGAGGTGTGCAGCAAACTCTTCCGCACGTCCAGTAACCTGCATGCACATCTGAAGACGCACTCCGATGAGCGAAATTATACGTGCAATGTTTGCGATCGGGCATTTCGAACGGGACGAGAATTGGTAAACCACAGCAAAACTCACAGCGACGAGAAAAACTTCGTTTGCCGACTGTGCAGCAAAGCGTTCGTGAAGCAAtcctacctgaacacgcacaTGAATACGGTCCACGTGGGGTTGAAGCGCCACCGGTGCCAAGAGTGTGGCAAGCaattttccaacagctcgAATCTAATCGCCCATCGGCGTATCCACACGGGGGAAAAGCCCTACCAATGCACCGAATGTGACTCAAAGTTCAATCAGTCTTCGGCGCTCTCGCGACACATTCGCCAGCAGCATAGACCGAAGGAACCCAGTCCGGAACCGCTCCCAACGACGATAAGTCGTGCAAGCGAACCGGACGAGCTGACGATCGAGGTGGATGAGAACCGATCGCTCGAAAGTGCGGCCAGCTCAGAGCTGTCGGTTGCCACCTCGCTCATGGACAGTCAACCCTTCTCGTACGGGGGCATGCCGTATGCGCAAACTTTTGTGCCTCAACCGCCTTCAGTACCACCGCAGCCTGCGCAGCATTTCTCTCACATGTCCCACCAGCATCACCATCTACATCACTCGCATCTGACCCAGCAGCATCACCACTatccgcatcatcatcaccagcagcagcatcaccaccagcactcGCAGCCGATCATCCACCAGTCGATGGCCGCGGTCAATCAGCAGATGGCGGGACCGAATCTCTACTCAACGGAGTATCTCCCTCCGTATCATTCGACGGCGCTTCCGGCCGCCCAACAACCGCACTATGAACTGGGTGGGTACGACATGTGCTACAGCATGCAGGCGTCGTCCGTGTTGAACCCCAGTCTGATGAATCCACAGCCGACGTACATATTCGACCAGTGA
- the LOC128727856 gene encoding trypsin-1-like codes for MAYLARLAAILLSVTFVSFAAGASTNGDKGAQQRIIGGVRAFPGEFPSMVSIQRLVLFRASHVCGGTVLNQFHVLTAAECFFTNQNSRYQVQAGKVLLNSFEPTEQTINVLRYTMHPQYDGSASPFDIATVRLASPFGFNEHILPIALPTIDSIPAGIVKFAGWGATSTGLLPSMPNELRMFNVAIVANNECQIMMGGSIGNGPVTERNVCLGPATGGIGACVGDAGGAAIQQINGLDTIVGIISWQVSPCGQQGVPTITTRVSAFIEWINLNSV; via the exons ATGGCGTACCTGGCGCGATTAGCCGCCATCTTGCTGTCGGTGACCTTCGTTAGTTTTGCCGCAG GAGCCAGCACAAATGGAGACAAGGGCGCACAACAACGCATCATCGGTGGAGTACGCGCGTTTCCAGGCGAATTTCCCTCCATGGTGTCGATCCAGCGTTTAGTGCTGTTCAGAGCCAGCCACGTGTGCGGAGGTACGGTGTTGAACCAATTCCACGTGCTCACAGCAGCAGAGTGCTTCTTCACCAACCAGAACAGCCGCTATCAGGTGCAAGCTGGCAAGGTGTTGTTGAACAGCTTCGAACCGACCGAGCAGACGATCAACGTGCTGCGGTATACGATGCATCCACAGTACGACGGATCAGCTAGTCCTTTCGACATTGCCACCGTTCGGTTGGCTTCTCCTTTCGGATTCAACGAACACATCCTTCCGATCGCCCTTCCCACGATCGACTCCATCCCGGCGGGTATCGTGAAATTCGCCGGTTGGGGCGCAACTTCTACCGGTTTGCTCCCGAGCATGCCGAATGAACTGCGCATGTTCAACGTAGCCATCGTCGCCAACAACGAGTGCCAGATCATGATGGGAGGCTCGATCGGTAACGGTCCTGTAACGGAGCGTAACGTCTGTCTAGGACCTGCGACCGGTGGAATTGGGGCGTGCGTTGGTGACGCTGGTGGAGCGGCCATACAGCAAATCAACGGTCTGGACACGATCGTGGGCATCATCTCGTGGCAGGTGTCACCCTGTGGCCAACAGGGTGTTCCTACGATCACGACACGCGTTTCGGCGTTTATCGAGTGGATCAACCTCAACTCGGTGTAG
- the LOC128722837 gene encoding trypsin-1-like, which translates to MKTIVALLCLVALAAAAPRAVQSKYGFPSGRVVGGIDALPGEFPSIVSIQRVILVVSAHVCGGSILSNFWILTAAHCITESPATANFQIWAGSHDVSVSEDSRQVISVASSTVHPDYLGGVNPTDIAVMRLAAPLTFTPRVQPTVLPTPGSIPTGPSTLAGWGSTGGAIPTTSNILQKVVKPLITYAECEAAAGVDSPLGPTNLCTGPLTGGVSACSGDSGGPLYSIQGSQQIQIGIVSWGWIPCGTVGFPSVYVGVSHYIDWIENNTN; encoded by the exons ATGAAGACTATTGTTGCTCTGTTGTGCCTGGTGGCTCTCGCCGCTGCTGCGCCCC GTGCGGTGCAAAGCAAGTACGGTTTCCCGAGTGGACGCGTCGTCGGAGGCATTGACGCGCTCCCGGGCGAGTTCCCGTCCATCGTGTCGATCCAGCGCGTGATCCTCGTCGTATCCGCCCACGTGTGCGGTGGTAGCATCCTGAGCAACTTCTGGATCCTGACGGCTGCCCATTGCATCACCGAAAGCCCGGCCACGGCCAACTTCCAGATTTGGGCTGGCTCGCACGATGTCTCCGTCAGCGAGGACTCTCGCCAGGTGATCAGCGTCGCTAGCAGCACCGTCCATCCGGACTATCTGGGAGGCGTCAACCCGACCGACATTGCCGTCATGCGTTTGGCCGCCCCACTGACCTTCACACCCCGTGTTCAACCGACCGTTCTGCCAACGCCCGGAAGCATCCCGACTGGCCCATCGACCCTGGCCGGATGGGGCTCGACTGGTGGTGCCATTCCGACCACCTCGAACATCCTGCAGAAGGTCGTCAAGCCACTGATCACCTATGCCGAGTGCGAAGCCGCCGCTGGTGTCGATTCTCCGCTTGGCCCGACCAACCTCTGCACTGGACCACTGACCGGTGGAGTGTCCGCTTGCTCCGGTGACTCCGGTGGCCCGCTGTACTCCATCCAGGGCAGCCAGCAGATCCAGATCGGTATCGTTTCGTGGGGCTGGATTCCGTGTGGTACCGTCGGTTTCCCGTCCGTCTATGTCGGCGTATCGCACTACATCGATTGGATCGAGAACAACACCAACTAA